The Pseudoalteromonas rubra DNA segment TACCAATTAACAACAAATAATCTAATATTCACAAATTGAGTATAATAAAGACAAATCTTTATTTTACATAAACTTACAAAACACCATCAGTTTATGTTTTGTTCAATAAGGGACTGTAAAAACTCATCGCATTAGTTTTTTTTATAGCAAAACTGCAATTTTTCTAGTTTGATAAAATCCCTCAGTCGCCTTATTATACTCCCCGTACTGAGCGAGCAGCATCTCTCAATGCAAATGCACAGTTACTTAGGCCGCAGAAGTCTGATTTATTCTGCAGTCATGATGAGGAAGTTTTGGATAACACCTTAATGTACTCATCTGTTCCCTGGATTACTTCCTTCAACTTGTTGTTTTCGCCCGCACACTGTGCGGGCTTTTTTTTGTCCGCAGTTTACCCGCACATCAAAATCTTGATCCGCTTAAAATAAATGAAGCAAAATGAGCATGAAATGAATATGAGTACGGAGAGAGGAGTGTCAGACCCAGGAAGCGCATTGCACGCTGCCTGCAGGTCGTCTGAGGGTGAAGAGTTTGCCTTAGGCGTCTGGTTTCGCTAAGTCAAAGTGCATATAGGCCCTGTCTGACACGATCCGCCCCCTGGGCGTACGCTGAATAAAGCCCTGCTGGATCAGGTAAGGTTCTATCACATCTTCTATGGTTTCACGCTCTTCACCTATGGCCGCTGCCAGGTTATCCAAACCCACAGGTCCCCCCGTGAACTTTTCAATAATTGCGAGTAAGTACTTACGATCCATGTAATCAAAACCACACTTATCAACGTCAACCATGTCCAGCGCCTGGCTGGCTATCCGTTCGTCTACGCTGCCGTCCCCTTTAACCTGAGCGAAATCCCGAACCCGCCGCAGCAAACGGTTAGCAATACGCGGGGTGCCTCTGGCACGCTTCGCCACTTCAACCGCACCTGCGTCACTGATTTCAAGATTAAGAAAATGCGCAGAGCGCGACACAATCGATGCCAGCTCAGCCACAGAGTAAAACTCAAGGCGTTGCACAATACCGAAACGATCCCTCAAAGGAGAAGTCAGAGAGCCCGCTCGGGTCGTAGCCCCCACTAAAGTAAACGGTGGCAAGTCCAGTTTAATTGACCGCGCTGCGGGCCCTTCACCAATCATAATATCGAGCTGGTAATCTTCCATAGCTGGGTAAAGGATCTCTTCAACCTGAGGACTCAGACGATGTATTTCATCAATAAACAACACATCCCCTTGCTCCAGATTGGTCAGCATTGCAGCAAGGTCGCCAGCTTTTTCAAGCACCGGCCCTGAGGTGGTTTTAATATTCACACCCAGCTCATTCGCCACAATATTTGCCAGGGTCGTTTTACCCAACCCCGGCGGGCCAAATATCAGCAAGTGATCGAGTGCTTCTTCACGACTGCGCGCCGCTTCAATGAAGATTTCCATTTGCTGCTTGACGTGCTGCTGACCGGTATAGTCCGCCAACAACTTAGGTCGTATTGCTCTGTCTACGGCCTCTTCACTGCCCTGCACTTCCGGCTCTATGAGTCTGTCTGCTTCAATCATAATTACTTAATCAGCCTTTCTTACATCATAGATCTCAGGGCTTCTTTGATCAGCCCTTCGGTATCCATGCCTGGTTTACTCACCGCTTTCAGTGCTTTTTGCGCTTGTGCAGGTTTATAGCCAAGTGCTAGCAATGCTGCCAGCGCATCGTCTTCAGGTGTATTTGCCACAGTGGGATCTTCCTGAGGCGCTAAGATGGCGTTATCGCTGAATGGAGTCAGTAAATCATGACCAAAATTCTTCAGCTTATCTTTCATCTCAAGCACCAGTCGCTCAGCGGTTTTCTTGCCTACACCCGGAATTTTCACCAAAGTAGACGCGTCGCCCTGATTAACACACTGTACAAACTGCTCCGCCGACATACCCGACAAAATCGCCAATGCCAGCTTAGGGCCAACACCATTGGCCTTGATCAACTCGCGAAACAACGCCCGCTCAGTTTTATGGTTAAAGCCAAACAGTAATTGTGCATCTTCGCGCACCACAAAATGAGTATAGATGGTTGCTTCATTACCCGCCTGAGGTAACTCATAAAAGCACGTCATCGGCATTTGTACTTCGTAACCGATGCCACTTACGTCTAACAGGATCTCTGGTGGTTGTTTTTCTACCAGAATACCTTTGAGTCTGCCTATCATAATTACCTCAATCTTCCTCGTACGGTTTTTTTCGCGTTACCTGCCAGCTTGATCAGGTTTTGTTCTGAATGTGCATGACAAATTGCAATGGCCAGCGCATCAGCGGCATCGGCCTGGGGAGTACCCGGGAGTTTTAATAGTCGTTTAACCATTTCCTGAACCTGAGACTTATTCGCTCCGCCCGTGCCAACAACGGCTTGTTTGACCTGCCGGGCTGAATATTCAAATACCTCAATCTCGTTCATCGTGGCTGCAACAATGGCTGCACCACGTGCCTGACCGAGCTTTAAAGCAGAATCAGGGTTATGCGCCATAAAGACTTGCTCAATCGCAAACCCCTGCGGGTTAAACTGTTCGATAATCTGGCTTACGCCCTGATAAATCATCTGTAGTCGTTGTGGAAATGGCTTATCACCAAGCCGAATACAACCGCTGCCCAGATACTGAAACTGACTGCCTTGACGTTTAACTACGCCGTACCCGGTCAGCCTGGAGCCTGGATCTATGCCTAAAATTACTGCCAAGGCGCATACTCTCGTTGTTTTTTCGCTATCATGCCAAAATACTGTATGAATTTCCAGTTATCTGTACGACTCGCAGAATAAAAAAAAGCGGCTTAGTCGCCGCTCTTTCATGCTATTCGCTGTAATTATTCAGCATCTTTTTGCTGCGCGGTTACTGTTACCGCGAGCTCTTTCAGTGCGTCCGGATTAGCAACGCTTGGGGCATTGGTCATCAGACACGATGCCTGAGTCGTTTTCGGGAACGCAATCACATCACGGATGTTATCTGTGCCACACAGCAACATGACCAGACGATCCAGACCAAATGCCAGACCAGCATGCGGTGGCGTACCGTACTTCAATGCATCCAGCAGGAAGCCGAATTTGTCTTGCTGCTCTTGTTCATCAATACCCAGGATACGGAAAGCCGCTTGCTGCATATCATTGTTGTGGATCCGTACAGAACCACCACCGACTTCGTAACCGTTCAATACCATGTCATAGGCATCTGAGATTGCACCAGCCGGATTGGCTTCCAGCTCTGCCGCTGAAATATCTTTTGGTGCCGTGAACGGATGGTGTACTGCGTGCAGGTTACCTTCGTCGTCTTCCTCAAACATTGGGAAATCAACAACCCACAGCGGTGCCCACTGGTTCAGGTTTGTCAGCTCAAGATCCAGGCCCACTTTCAGACGCAGTGCACCCATTGCTTCGTTGACAACATTACGCTTATCAGCACCAAACAGGATGATGTCGCCCGTCTGTGCATTTGTGCGTGCCAGGATCCCTTTGATCACTTCTTCATTCAGGAACTTGGCAATCGGCGATTGAATGCCTTCAAGGCCAGCGTCCAGATCGTTTACCTTCATCCATGCCAGGCCTTTAGCCCCATAGATACCAACAAACTTTGTGTACTCATCAATTTGCTTACGAGACAATGACGCACCACCCGGTACAGTCAACACAGCCACACGGCCTTTTTCATCATTTGCAGGGCCGGCAAGTACTTTAAACTCAACGTCCTTAACCAGATCAGCAACATCAATCAGCTCAAGCGGGTTACGCAAATCAGGCTTGTCTGAACCATATCGACGCATTGCTTCTTCGTAGCTCATTACCGGGAACTGACCCAGATCAACCTCAAGCAGTTCCTGCCACATTTCGCGGATCAAACGCTCTGTGATATCGCGCACCTGATCAGATGTCATGAACGACGTCTCTAAATCGATTTGTGTGAATTCAGGCTGACGATCCGCACGTAAATCTTCGTCACGGAAACATTTCACGATTTGATAGTAACGGTCAAAGCCAGACATCATCAGCAACTGTTTAAACAACTGAGGCGACTGTGGCAATGCATAGAAGCTCCCTTTGTGTACACGGCTTGGTACCAGATAATCACGCGCACCTTCAGGGGTTGCTTTAGTCAGTACCGGCGTTTCTATGTCAAGGAAGTCATTACTATCCAGGAAGCGACGCACAAAGCTTGATGCTTTAGCGCGGAGTTTAATGCGGTCGCTCATTTCAAGACGACGCAGGTCAAGGTAGCGATAGGTCAGGCGACGCTCTTCTGAGTTTTCCTGGTTAAAGTCCAGTGGTAGTGGCTCAGCGCGGTTAATAATTGTCAGACCAGTACCGAGGATCTCTACTTCACCGGTCGCCATGTCCTGATTGATTTGGCTCTCAGGACGCGCACGAACTGTACCTGTCACTTTAACACAGAACTCTTGACGCAATGTATTAGCAACATCCATCAGGCCATCTACTTCTGGATCAAACACAACCTGGACCAAACCTTCGCGATCTCGCAGATCAATGAAGATAAGGCCACCCAGATCGCGACGTTTGTTGATCCAGCCACATAGCTCCACTTCCTGACCTACATGGTCCTTGTTTAATTTTCCGCAGTATATTGAGCGCATAATAATCCTATTTGCCTACTTACTCTAAAGGGCATAATGAATGATAAATTTAATCGCCAATTATATAAAATTGCCACGCTTTGTCATCCCACAAAGGCCGGATTCTTTCGCTGTTACGATTTTTTCTCCATCCGGACTTTGCTAGACTCCAACGCAAAGCAATATGGGAGCGAATGAGATGCTGTATTTGGGGTGCCCTCAGTGGAGCGCAGCGCACTGGAAAGGCCGTTTTTTTACGAGTGACTGTAAAACCGCAGATATGTTGCGCGAGTATGCACAGATCTTTAATAGTGTCGAGGGCAATACCAGCTTTTATGCCAGCCCTAAACCAGAAACGATCACTGCCTGGTCAAACGCCGTCCCCGATACCTTTCGCTTTACCTTTAAAATCCCGAAGCACATTTCTCACGAGCTGGCGTTAAGCCAATGTCAGCAAGAACTAAAACAGTGGCTCGATTTATTCTCGCCATTGTTTTCGCGTCTTGGCATGGTCATGCTGCAGCTGCCCGCCAGTTGCAGCCCCGAGTACCTGGGCCGGATTGAAAACTTCATAGCACAATTACCAAAAGAGCTGACACTGGGTATTGAAGTCAGGCATCGGGATTTCTTTGCCAAGGGGGATGCAGAAAAACGCTTTAACCAGCTCTTAATGCACACAGATGTGAATCGTATTATCATGGACACGCGACCGTTGTTTAGTGAGCCCCCGGCGACCCCCGCCATCATAGATGCTCAGCAAAAGAAGCCCCGGGTTCCCGTGAATGTCATCGCCACTGCTCAGGCACCGATGCTGCGCTTTGTTGGCTGTTCAGATTTAACGGCAAACCGCACATTTTATGCACCCTGGCTTAACAAAATTCGTGGCTGGTTAAATGAAGGCCGCACGCCTTATGTATTTTTTCACACGGCCGATAACCATGATGCCCCGTTGCTGGCCAGACAATTTATTCAGGATCTCGGGATACCGCATCAAGTACTTGATCCCTTTCCTGCTGAGCGTCAGCCCCAACAACAGACGTTAATTTAACCACTTGACAGTGAACGGATTTTGCTGGATGTTAAAGGGGCAAACAACAATAAGGAAAATATTATGCAATTAAAACTTAATAAAAAACCAGTTAAGCAACTCTCTGATGACCAGTCGGCATTGCCAGCAAAAGCCACGCGCGCGGTTGGCGGTGCAGGAAGAGCGGCACTGCAAAAATCAGGTGGCAACTCACGTGCATCGGATTGCTGTACAATGACAGACAACTAAGCTGTCAACAGCAGGGCTTGCTGGCCCTGCTCATCATTCCCTGCCCGGCTCTTTGGCCTCATAGCGAGGTAAGCTGGCATCCAACTCTTCCCAGTTTGCTTTCGACGTCACATAATTATGCGACATAGGCCGCTCCAAAATATCAGAATCCAGGATCCCCAGCCGCAGCCTGAGCTTGTCCGGGTTGTCCTCATTAGAACTGAATAAAGGCGATGCGCAAACGCCACAAAAATGTCGTAGCCTGCCAGGCTTAAAGGCATAATGACGAATATGCTCCTCTCCGGCGACGATCTGCAGATCGGCACGATTGACAAACCCATTCGTCGCATAAGCTGTGCCTGAAGATTTACGACACAAGGAACAGTGACAATGGATGATACTCGAAATGGGCCCGTTTAACTCCAGTTTAACCGCACCACATAAACAACTGGCTTGATACATTTATTATTATTCCTGCTATGATCATGAGCTAACTAGCTTAAAATGTTTGTTTCCGATTTACTACCGCCACTATGAACTATTTGCAGTATTTTCAGCACTATCCACCCAGCTTGCAAGCACAGATCGAGGCCTTGCTGGAGCCCAGTAAACTCGCCAACTACTTTAAAAATAAATATCCGCAAGGCCATCAGCTGCAACATGCGCAAGCACTTTACGATTACTGTCATGTTTACAAAAACAAATACCTGAAAAACGTGCCGCGTCTCCATAAAGTCAACTATGCAAAAGGCCGGGATCTTATGACAGGGACACTGGGGCATCACAGCCAGACACGTAAACAACACGGCGGAAAAGTCAAAACACGTTATGAAATTGTACTTTCTCAGCTGGTGAAACACGCCCCGGAGGCAGTATTAAGGGCACTGGTTGTTCACGAACTTGCGCATTTTAAAGAATTGGATCATAACAAAGCGTTTTATCAGCTTTGTTGTCATATGGAGCCGGATTACCATCAACTAGAGCTGGATCTCAGACTGTTTATTGTACTCGACAAACTGGGCAGTAACTTTTATCAAAGCCCCGCCCAGCACCTTTAGTTTACCGGCAAGATGGGTTACGCCCCTGCCGCTTAGCATCAGCAGCCAGTGTATTTGCCTGTGCCATCTTGCTTTGCAGCATAGCTATCCTGTTTTGCGGCGATGGGTGCGTGGATAAAAATTCCATTGGGCGCTCTCCTCCGGCTTTTTCCATGTTTTGCCACAGCTCAACGGCACCCTCTGGTTTAAACCCGGCTTTTGCCATCAGGTCAAGTCCAATGACATCCGCTTCACTTTCATGAGTGCGACTAAATGGCAGCGCTATCCCATACTGTGCACCTAACCCAAGGCCCTGCATGATGGCATTTCGATACTGCACATTGCCCATTTCAAGCGCCGCATTGCCGGCCTGTAGCCCCAGTTGTAACAGGTTGTTCTGAGAAACCCGCTCATTGGCATGTTCGGCAATCACATGACCAACTTCATGGCCCATCACAGCAGCGAGCTGATGTTGATTTTTGGCCACCGTCAACAGCCCGGTATGAACCCCTATCTTACCGCCAGGCAGGGCAAATGCATTCGCACTGGGCTCTTTAAAAACAACCACTTCCCATTGCTGTTGAGTGTATTGTGCTGGTAACTGCGCGATTAATGCATCTGCAATGCATTTTACATAGCGATTTGTACTGACATCACGTTCTATGGTCTGTTCCTGCTTCATTTGCTCAAAGCTCGCCACCCCCATTTTATCCATCTGCTGCTCTGAATACAGGGCTATCTGGGTACGCCCGGTCGGGGACGTTTTGCAACCAGCCAGTGTTAAGGCAATGGCGGTTACAGCTATGATTTTTTTATTCATTGGGTCATACCTGCTAAAACATAGTACTAATTAGTTTAAAAGGAGCCTCTGGGCTATGCAAATCAGATCAAAAAAGCCCGCATTAATGCGGGCTTTATAATTTTGCGTTTCTGTCGCTTAATCAGCCGCTTTTGAAACCATCACCATGGCTGGGCGAAGCAAACGACCATTTAACGTATAACCTTTTTGCATTACAGCTAATACTGTGTTCGGCGACACATCATTGCTAGGCTGAATTGACATTGCCTGGTGCAGCTCAGGGTTAAACGCTTCCCCTTGCGGGCTTACCGCTTCAACACCAAACTTAGCCAGTGCATCGTTAAATGATTTTAACGTCATTTCGATGCCTTCTAAAATTGACTTAGTCGCTTCGTTTTCTTTATCAGCAAACTCAATGGCACGCTCTAAGTTATCAACCACAGGCAGCAACTCATTTGAAAACTTTTCCAAAGCAAACTTCTGTGCTTTTTCTACATCCTGCGCGGCACGGCGACGGACATTTTCAGAATCTGCTGCGGCACGTACCACACTGTCTTTCTGACCTTCGATGGTTTGTTTCGCCGCTTCCAGCTCTGCATACAGACCTGCAATCTCTTCTTCTGGGCTCAACTCAGCTTGCTCAGTTTGTGCACTCTCTTGCGCTGGTTCTGCTTGCTCAGCCGTATTTTCCTGTACGTCTTCTTGCACTAACTCTTGTTCCTGCTCTTGGGCTTTTGTCTGCTCAGACATGAAAAACTCTCTCCGATTCTTTACAACTGCCGTAATTATGGGGATTCAAATTCGTTATTCAAGCTTCTTTTTTGGGGATTTGCGTAAATTCACCGATAATTGCTTCAATTGGCGCATCGGCCGGACAAATCAAACAAAAACGACTCTGATACTCACTGGCCGTAAAATATGGCACGCTCAGAACAACAAAACGCTCTAAATTCAAATAGCTAAGTTCGCTACCAAGTAACACGGACAGGCCGTTTTTGAATGCCAGATGCTCTTCTACCTGATGCAAAAAGCTCACGCCCAGATTCAGTTCATTGTTCCCTTCCAGACGGTTATACAAATACCGCTCTCCAACCACAATGCTGTTATCTGTGCCCAGCTGCAAACTTAACTCACGGCTCCATTGCATCAAAGAGCCCCGGCAGTCGGCCATCGCACTTTTGGCCATCGCCCGCATTCTGTGCAGCCCTTCTTTAAGTGTTTGCTGACTAAATACGGTATTCATCCAGGCCGCAAACTGATAGCGCACCTGATCGGAATTCGACTCGGGTTTATTGATCAATATATTGTTGGACTGGCCTGTACGGTCAATCAGTAATACCAGCCAGTGCTTACGGTCAAAATCTAGTACCTCGACCCGAAAGATGGTCTGTTCACTCACCTGAGGTAAGCCAACTATACAACACACTTGGTATTTCTGACTCAATGTATGGGCAAAGCCTGTTAATTGTTCGCGTTCAGGCTCCCAATAAGGCGCAATATCCTCAAGCCCGAAATACTCCTGTAGCCAGTATTTGATCCCCAAATCGGAAGGAACTCGCCCTGCCGATGTATGAGGAGAAAAAAGCAACCCCTGATTTTCGAGGCGAGCCATGGCATTGCGCACTGTCGCAGAGCACACCGCCATACCTTTTAGTTTTGCTATCTTACTCGATGCCACAGGATGGCCATCACCATTACAGTAAAGGCTCATTACGGCAGAGAAGACTTGTTTATCACGTGCACTAAGTTTCATAACATTATAAATAAGGCTAAATTTGCGAGTTTCAAGCGAATTCATTTTAAGATAATCTTGGCAACAGATATTTTGCCAAGGAAACTCACTGAATGAGCACACCATTTAATACCATCGGCCTGATTGGAAAGCCCAACCATGATGGCGCTGCCCTGACATTACAACGCCTCTATACTTTTTTGCAAGCACTTGGCTATGAAGTTTTTGTGGAGCAACGCGTTGGCAGGCAGATAGCTGATTTACCCGACTCACATATACTCGATGTGGTTGCGCTGGGCGAACGCTGCGACCTGGCTGTGGTTGTGGGTGGAGACGGTAATATGCTTGGGGCAGCCCGAGTGCTGGCCAGATTTGATGTGGCTGTCATAGGTGTAAACCGAGGCAATTTAGGATTTTTAACCGACCTTGATCCGGACGATTTTGAAGCCGAACTGGAACAGGTGCTGAGTGGCAAGTTTGTTGAGGAACAGCGCTTTTTACTGGAAGTTGAAGTATTTCGCCATGCCGAATTAAAAAGTGCTAACCTGGCCGTTAATGAAGCAGTGTTGCACGCCGATAAAGTCGCCCACATGATCGAATTCGAAGCCTTTATTGACGAACAGTTTGTGTTTTCTCAGCGCTCCGATGGCCTGATAGTGACCACACCAACGGGCTCTACTGCCTATTCGTTGTCGGGCGGTGGCCCTATCTTAACTCCAGAACTGAATGCCATGGCACTCGTGCCTATGTTCCCGCATACCTTATCCAGCAGACCACTCGTGGTCGACGCCAGTAAACAGGTCAAACTCAAGCTCAGCCCGGAGAATACCGCAAGCTTGCAGGTCAGCTGCGACAGTCATGTGGTACTCGCGCTGCTCCCCGGAGATGAAGTGGTCGTAAAAAAAGCAGAGAAAAAGCTTCGTTTAATTCATCCTGACAGTTATTCCTACTACAATGTTCTGAGACAAAAATTAAATTGGGGCAGCAGGCTTTACTAAGCGCTGGAAGTTCAGCAGAATAAGTGAAATTTGTTTTCTATTTTAGGGAAAAGTAAACCAACATGAGCTACGTTGTTTTCGTATCTATTACTTTGTTGATCACCATTTTAGGTGTCTATGTGGTAATTGAGAATAACCGTAAAAAAGCACGCGAAGCCGAAAAGCGCGTGTTCAATGAGCGCCTGAAAGAGATCAGCAGCCACTTTAAAAGTAAAATCAGCGAATTTGTGAATTATAAACTGATCCGCCCTAAGCATGCGCCCCAGTTTAACGCCATTGTCGGCAACTTTTTTGTTGTTCAGGCCCATAATGATGACAATCTTGAAGCACTGGAGCGTGTGACAGATCAACTGCTTGCAACAATAGGTAAAGAACTGAATAAATGCAGGGAAAATGGCAATATGGATTTACTGGCCGACCAGTTGTTTATGTTTGTCAGCGAGTTACCGTCTGCCGGGCTTGCCTACAATAAAGCATTTTACAGTGAAATATTACCTGCGCTGATATCACGGATCCAAACCCCTGATACGCCGGCTCAAGCCGATACTCAGGAAGCCGTACAGAATGAAGAAGAGTCTGTAACATCGAGCGAAAGTGACGACTCTTCAGCACAACAGCAAAAAGCAGCGGCTCTGTAAGGCACTCACACACCAAAGTGCAATTTCAAGTTGCATTTCCTAAGAATGCTGTATAAATTAACAGTAATTACACTGTTTGGATATACAGCATGCTTATCAGTCTGCAAATTAAAAACTTTGCCATTGTTAACGAATTAACCATCGACTGGCGCTCAGGTATGACCGCTATCACAGGTGAAACCGGAGCGGGTAAATCCATTGCAATCGATGCATTGTCTTTGTGTCTGGGTGAACGCGCAGATGTTGCCAGTATTCGTCCGGGTGCCGCCAAAGCAGAGATCTCCGCTCAGTTTGATATCAAGCAGCTCCCCTACGCACAGCAATTTCTGAGCGATCTCATGTTGGATGACGAAGAGCAAAACTGCATATTACGCCGAGTCGTCATGCAAAATGGCCGTAGTAAGAGTTTTATTAATGGCAATTCGGTGACCGCTGCCCAGTTAAAAGAGCTCGGCCAACGCCTCATCGCCATCCACGGTCAGCACGCCCATCAGCTCTTGCTCAAGCCCGAACACCAACTCGGTTTACTAGATGCCTACGCCGGGCACGACACTTTGCTGCATGCTGTACGCGCTCAGTACCAGCACTATCACACGCTGCAAAAAGAGCATGCCGAGCTCATTAAACAACAACAAGCACAGGCTGCCAAAAAACAGCTGCTTGAATACCAGGTTCAGGAGCTGGATGAATTCGCTTTGGAAGAAGGTGAGTATGAGCAGATTGAAACTGAACATACACGACTCAGCCACAGCCAGACACTGGCAGAAAGCTGCCAGCGCGAATTAATGTGCCTGTCAGAGCAGGACGATCAGACAGTAT contains these protein-coding regions:
- a CDS encoding DUF72 domain-containing protein — protein: MLYLGCPQWSAAHWKGRFFTSDCKTADMLREYAQIFNSVEGNTSFYASPKPETITAWSNAVPDTFRFTFKIPKHISHELALSQCQQELKQWLDLFSPLFSRLGMVMLQLPASCSPEYLGRIENFIAQLPKELTLGIEVRHRDFFAKGDAEKRFNQLLMHTDVNRIIMDTRPLFSEPPATPAIIDAQQKKPRVPVNVIATAQAPMLRFVGCSDLTANRTFYAPWLNKIRGWLNEGRTPYVFFHTADNHDAPLLARQFIQDLGIPHQVLDPFPAERQPQQQTLI
- the ruvC gene encoding crossover junction endodeoxyribonuclease RuvC, which gives rise to MAVILGIDPGSRLTGYGVVKRQGSQFQYLGSGCIRLGDKPFPQRLQMIYQGVSQIIEQFNPQGFAIEQVFMAHNPDSALKLGQARGAAIVAATMNEIEVFEYSARQVKQAVVGTGGANKSQVQEMVKRLLKLPGTPQADAADALAIAICHAHSEQNLIKLAGNAKKTVRGRLR
- the nadK gene encoding NAD(+) kinase, translating into MSTPFNTIGLIGKPNHDGAALTLQRLYTFLQALGYEVFVEQRVGRQIADLPDSHILDVVALGERCDLAVVVGGDGNMLGAARVLARFDVAVIGVNRGNLGFLTDLDPDDFEAELEQVLSGKFVEEQRFLLEVEVFRHAELKSANLAVNEAVLHADKVAHMIEFEAFIDEQFVFSQRSDGLIVTTPTGSTAYSLSGGGPILTPELNAMALVPMFPHTLSSRPLVVDASKQVKLKLSPENTASLQVSCDSHVVLALLPGDEVVVKKAEKKLRLIHPDSYSYYNVLRQKLNWGSRLY
- the ruvB gene encoding Holliday junction branch migration DNA helicase RuvB → MIEADRLIEPEVQGSEEAVDRAIRPKLLADYTGQQHVKQQMEIFIEAARSREEALDHLLIFGPPGLGKTTLANIVANELGVNIKTTSGPVLEKAGDLAAMLTNLEQGDVLFIDEIHRLSPQVEEILYPAMEDYQLDIMIGEGPAARSIKLDLPPFTLVGATTRAGSLTSPLRDRFGIVQRLEFYSVAELASIVSRSAHFLNLEISDAGAVEVAKRARGTPRIANRLLRRVRDFAQVKGDGSVDERIASQALDMVDVDKCGFDYMDRKYLLAIIEKFTGGPVGLDNLAAAIGEERETIEDVIEPYLIQQGFIQRTPRGRIVSDRAYMHFDLAKPDA
- the aspS gene encoding aspartate--tRNA ligase produces the protein MRSIYCGKLNKDHVGQEVELCGWINKRRDLGGLIFIDLRDREGLVQVVFDPEVDGLMDVANTLRQEFCVKVTGTVRARPESQINQDMATGEVEILGTGLTIINRAEPLPLDFNQENSEERRLTYRYLDLRRLEMSDRIKLRAKASSFVRRFLDSNDFLDIETPVLTKATPEGARDYLVPSRVHKGSFYALPQSPQLFKQLLMMSGFDRYYQIVKCFRDEDLRADRQPEFTQIDLETSFMTSDQVRDITERLIREMWQELLEVDLGQFPVMSYEEAMRRYGSDKPDLRNPLELIDVADLVKDVEFKVLAGPANDEKGRVAVLTVPGGASLSRKQIDEYTKFVGIYGAKGLAWMKVNDLDAGLEGIQSPIAKFLNEEVIKGILARTNAQTGDIILFGADKRNVVNEAMGALRLKVGLDLELTNLNQWAPLWVVDFPMFEEDDEGNLHAVHHPFTAPKDISAAELEANPAGAISDAYDMVLNGYEVGGGSVRIHNNDMQQAAFRILGIDEQEQQDKFGFLLDALKYGTPPHAGLAFGLDRLVMLLCGTDNIRDVIAFPKTTQASCLMTNAPSVANPDALKELAVTVTAQQKDAE
- the grpE gene encoding nucleotide exchange factor GrpE, with protein sequence MSEQTKAQEQEQELVQEDVQENTAEQAEPAQESAQTEQAELSPEEEIAGLYAELEAAKQTIEGQKDSVVRAAADSENVRRRAAQDVEKAQKFALEKFSNELLPVVDNLERAIEFADKENEATKSILEGIEMTLKSFNDALAKFGVEAVSPQGEAFNPELHQAMSIQPSNDVSPNTVLAVMQKGYTLNGRLLRPAMVMVSKAAD
- a CDS encoding M48 family metallopeptidase, producing MNKKIIAVTAIALTLAGCKTSPTGRTQIALYSEQQMDKMGVASFEQMKQEQTIERDVSTNRYVKCIADALIAQLPAQYTQQQWEVVVFKEPSANAFALPGGKIGVHTGLLTVAKNQHQLAAVMGHEVGHVIAEHANERVSQNNLLQLGLQAGNAALEMGNVQYRNAIMQGLGLGAQYGIALPFSRTHESEADVIGLDLMAKAGFKPEGAVELWQNMEKAGGERPMEFLSTHPSPQNRIAMLQSKMAQANTLAADAKRQGRNPSCR
- a CDS encoding M48 family metallopeptidase produces the protein MNYLQYFQHYPPSLQAQIEALLEPSKLANYFKNKYPQGHQLQHAQALYDYCHVYKNKYLKNVPRLHKVNYAKGRDLMTGTLGHHSQTRKQHGGKVKTRYEIVLSQLVKHAPEAVLRALVVHELAHFKELDHNKAFYQLCCHMEPDYHQLELDLRLFIVLDKLGSNFYQSPAQHL
- the ruvA gene encoding Holliday junction branch migration protein RuvA, whose product is MIGRLKGILVEKQPPEILLDVSGIGYEVQMPMTCFYELPQAGNEATIYTHFVVREDAQLLFGFNHKTERALFRELIKANGVGPKLALAILSGMSAEQFVQCVNQGDASTLVKIPGVGKKTAERLVLEMKDKLKNFGHDLLTPFSDNAILAPQEDPTVANTPEDDALAALLALGYKPAQAQKALKAVSKPGMDTEGLIKEALRSMM
- a CDS encoding GFA family protein; amino-acid sequence: MYQASCLCGAVKLELNGPISSIIHCHCSLCRKSSGTAYATNGFVNRADLQIVAGEEHIRHYAFKPGRLRHFCGVCASPLFSSNEDNPDKLRLRLGILDSDILERPMSHNYVTSKANWEELDASLPRYEAKEPGRE
- a CDS encoding HrcA family transcriptional regulator — its product is MKLSARDKQVFSAVMSLYCNGDGHPVASSKIAKLKGMAVCSATVRNAMARLENQGLLFSPHTSAGRVPSDLGIKYWLQEYFGLEDIAPYWEPEREQLTGFAHTLSQKYQVCCIVGLPQVSEQTIFRVEVLDFDRKHWLVLLIDRTGQSNNILINKPESNSDQVRYQFAAWMNTVFSQQTLKEGLHRMRAMAKSAMADCRGSLMQWSRELSLQLGTDNSIVVGERYLYNRLEGNNELNLGVSFLHQVEEHLAFKNGLSVLLGSELSYLNLERFVVLSVPYFTASEYQSRFCLICPADAPIEAIIGEFTQIPKKEA